GTACATACAAAAATTCAAATTAAACCTAACGATTACACTGTTGTAATTCATTTTAATTATGATCACATCTTCACACTTTAGATTAACTTGCTCTTCAAAGTTTAAGAGTCCCTGAGGACTGTCCAGGAGGACAAAAAGAACTTAATTGGGCCAAGGCCCAAAAAAGTTGTTTCTGGACTATTTCCataaattttccaatcctctaactgtTGTTGAAGGTGACAATTCCCTTCCCCTCCTGCAGTCTTGATTATGCATAGACAGCTCTACTCATGACTCAACTGACAAAGAGAGATGAATCTGTAAACATTAAAGAGCTGAACATTTGCTGAGGTACTTCAGATAATAAACAAGTCGGTAAACCTTTCACAAACCTTCTCAGCTACCTCTGTACAATATCACTTAGCTCTCTAACACATGTCAGTAAGTTATTGAGCACAGGGTTTGTAGGAGGTCCAGTAGAAGCTGTGGATGACACCTGAAGTTCATGCAGATTGTGCTCTAATTTGCTCACAGCTTCTCGGAAAGCAAACTTGTTTCTCATTTGAGTGATACAGTCCACGTAACCAGAGCAATGATCAAGCAACCGATGTCCTGCTTCAACTAACTGGCTGTTAGAAGTGGACTCTGAATCACTGTCAATAACATTGGAAAGAAGCTCAGCACACTCCAGTAATGCTTCTTTACTGATTTTTTCTGTTGGCATCTTCTCTGGTGGGAGCTTGGTTTTTCGCAAGGAAACTCGAGCACCTGTAGATACAGAGGAACCGTTTGCAAGTTTAGAAGAAGTTGCCGTGGGAATGGATGAACCTGGAGGCACTTGAGGGGGTGGAACAGATGGCCTAGGGatcttcccaaacactgctaTTGTTGGTCGTTTGCTACCTTCACCATTTACCTCACTCTCCTGCTGTGCTGCTGAAACACTTTCCAAGTCCtccactgtttctgtgctgttgaaaTTAGTGCTAGGAGGTGGTTGTAATAGTTTTAGGGAAGGTGGGGGTGGAGGAGGTGCACATTTTGGTTTCACAAGCCttggcctctctctctctgatgcaACCTGATGCTCTGACAGGAGTTTAAATTTGTTTCCAAGAGAATCAGTTCCAATCAACTGAACTTCCGCAGGAGCATGCTTCAATGTTGGTGATATAAGAACAGGTACCTTATGATTATGAGCTGCTGGAATTGTAGAAACTTTTACTGGTGAAGACCAACTTGTCTTCTCCATATCCTCTTTCATTGCTAGTTGACCAGAATGATTACTATTAGTTTCTCCATGTCCAACTGGTACTATGTTGATGTTCTGGGAAAGATCAGCATCTCCATTGCCTGTATGGTGTTGCTTGAGAGATGGTGCTACAGCACACCTTGCCAAAAGTTTTGCTTTTGACTTGTCTCTCATTGAAGCAATTCCATCTTCTGCTTTTCTGTGCAGTGGATCTGTCAATCTCCCTGGTCCTTCCTCTTTGGAAGTGTAGGGCATTGGATGCTCGAGTTGAATTCTGTTGCGGTGGCAATTTCTAGGAAGGGTTAAGGCTAGACGATCCAGTTCCTGAAGCCCTGAAGACATGGAAGAAGTAGAATTTGATCGAGGAAAAGGTTTGGTGGCTTCCAAGCTTGAATCATCATTACTTGAAGACTTCCCTGGTTTTAAGCCAAGTGTTCTTTTTATTAAGCGAGGAGTGAAAAATCCAGCAAATCCTGCCCACCCTCCACTAGTTACACCACCATTTCTTTGCACAGAACCCCTTCCACAACATCTAGACTGTGTGAAATTCCCTTCTGCATGTGAATGAACGAATGTAAGCCCATCAGAGTGCTGAAAAGATGAGAAAGAAGCAAAGTTACCCGTTATCTCATATTTTTTGTGTGGGTGGTTCTCCATCTCACGAAAGGAACTGCTGCGCTTCGGTGGCATAGGAACAGTTTTCTTCTTCATGAAGGAACTGAAGAAACCAGCTTTCCTATCTCGAGTAAACAGGGTCTCTTTGCTATCATCCAGAAGTCCACTGGGAGATTTATCTCTCTGCTTGCGAGGCAGTGCTGGGGAGATGCTACATGGGGCTGTACTTGTTCCTATTTGTATTGGGGAAAAGAAAAAGATAGGAAAATGTGATCCAAAAATGTTGACAGTATCCTAACTGCTCAATATTTATTCTCTTTTTCCTGTCTCCAGCTTTTGTTTTATGTTCTCATTTTCCTCTTTTGTAGTTATATTTGTTCCTCTGCATGTTGCAAACTTTATGCTCAATTTCTAGTTTCTAAGTTTTCCTGCCACAACTATTCACTGATACTATTACTTATTTTATGTTGTTATCATTAGATTAAATTTCCAATGCTAATAAAAATGAAGCAGTGTACAGAAAATGAAGTCTTTCTGGCTGTGAACACAACATTTTTTGCACTTGttcaaaaaaaacacagaattttAAAAGCTGAATTTAAAACCCATTTAGATTTACTACTGCACTTAAAAATTAATCACAAAACAGACAGCCAAGTACTGTCATATTTCAATTCACCTTGTATCCTACTGCACATGAAGCTTTGAAAGGCATGAACCAAATTTAACTTTTGGAGAGAACTGAGGGGACTGTCACTAGGACTAAAGAAACTCATTACATAAATATAAGCATAATCAATATAAaattaaaagtacaggcagcAGACCTGAGGTGTTCACCTACCTTCCCCATGGAAGTTTATTTCAGAAGTTTCACAAGAAGGGTTAGAGAAAAGAATTAGAACAAAACAGGAAAAAGACGACAACTTGCAACAAGTACCTGCCACTGCCGTGTGAGCTACAGCAGGATGATCCATGTCCATATTTTCCTTATTTTCTGCACTTTTCTTTAGTGTTCTGGTTTTAGTTGGAAGCAATGGTAACTGAAAGTGCTGGGCAATCACAGTCGAAGAGGCAGTTTTTCCAAGTTCTTCTGCAACTTCTGCAAGAGGAAAAGGAGCACTAACAAGTGTGAATTACTAATTTTAGTCATCATAActgataaaaaaaatttaaaaatcaagaTAGAGAAGTAAGATGTGGATGAGGAACAAAATGTAACTAAGTATGATGTACATGGTTACCATGATGGATTGTATGATTTTTTTTCATACTCTTCCAATATGAATGCCTACTTGCTCTTATTTCACGTTGATCTCGGTTTATTTAAAAGTATTATTTTGCCATATAAATTGATGACACAAATGCATCAGTAAATGTCTACGTGTAGCCACTGCAAACGAGCTGACAGGGCTGTTCTTGTCATTCTGCTTACAATTAACAGTAGTTTGTCTTCAGTCTATGGTATTAATGGCAATAATATTGCATATTCTAAGAACATCAATGATGAAATTTTATATAAATGCTGAAAACATCAGCAGAATGCAATACTTTACCTTCTGAAATGCTGGAGTCATGAAACATGGTCTCAAATGCTTGATGGATCTCGGCGAACAATGGCCGCTCCATGGGATTCCACTGCCAGCCTTAGAAATTAAAACAGACATATTAAACATGGTATCTGCCTTCACTCCATAAAAAAAGTTAGTTCTTGCTTTTTGAGTAGCACTCATACTTCTGCAATAATAtgtgccacccagttggaaggttAAACACAAAATGATGCTGTCTTTTTCAAATTAAATCATGGTAAATAGTTCCAATCTGGAGTGGTGGGTTTGCTAAATATATGAagcacattttttttttaactctttaATTGATTGCCTTTTAGGAGTACTCCACAGGAGTACAGCAAGTCTAATCAAAAATAGGACACATCTGTAACATGAAAAGCATTGTCACTTAAAAATGGGCCCTAGCTTTCCTTGCATTACATCATGTAGGCCATTCACTTAAAATTTGTGAATATTGGAGATATGGGCCAGGACATTTCATTCCCAACATGTTAATGCAATTTACATTGTGATAATAGCTTGGCTATTTGATTTCATCAATATAGAGGATCACTGCAATCTTATCACATTTCCTTTCCCATGGATTCCCTAACAGCCATGGTGACACACAAGCAAAATGTGATTCTTGCTTACTTAAGGTAATTCACATCTTTAACAACATGAACAAATAACTGAAACATCTGTCCAAACTATTTATCATAGCATATTACTTACATGATCTCATCAATTCATAGACTTTGGGGGGACAGCCCTCAGGCTGTTCCATTCTGTATCCTTTCTCAAGCAAATCATATACCTGCGATAGGTCAATTCCTGGGTATGGAGACATCCCATAGGTCGCAATTTCCCATAACAGCACTCCAAATGCTGAGAAGAAATGTAAAGGGTATACAAATTAATAACTCCTCTGCATCAACACCTGAAACAATTAACCATCCATTGTCAACGCAATCACGAGGTAGTCAATCCCTCACAAAAATAATCAGCTAAACATATTGCCATCTTACTTCTGATTGAGGTGTCAAATACAAAGTAGGGTGAGAGGAAAAGattttaaagggaacctgaggagTAAGTTTATCTGCCCAGATGAGTGTTGGcatatggaacaagctaccaCAACTAGAGGCAGAGGTGGGTACAATCATGGTGTTTAATAGACATTTGGATCTTCACATGGACCTGTCCAAAGACAGGTTCAAacggatatgggccaaatgggatGAGCTCAGGAAGACACTATGGTCGGCACAGATGTGTTGGGCCGAAGTACCTGCTTCCTTGCTGTGTATATCCATGACTCTGACTTTTTCCAAATTTCCAAACATACAGTAACTGTGGCCACCAGATAATGGAAAAAGTTACCTGGAAGTAGGATGACATTTTTTAAAGCAACACATTTCTAGAATTTTACTCTTATTGCGCTTGTAAGAATCACATATCATAACCAGAAGATTAAactctgacaataaatttcaGCAACAGGGCTGAAATTGAAAAGATAAATGTTGAATTAAATAGAGGAATTTTAAGAGTAAATGTTTTTGTCTTCAATGTTTCAAAATAATAAATTGTGTCATTATTAATCTTGAGCTCAAAAGTGAGCATATCCAAGTTCAACTTTGCTGTTCAActgtacatgaatacagccaaccAAACAGCGCTACTCCTGGGCTAAAGTGCAaaccacagtaccaacagtcaatTCAAAGCGCAAGGCACACAAGACAGCAGTGACATATAGTCGCAAAAAAAGCCCAAATTCCTTAGTCCATGAACATTgtagcagtctgcagtcaaacacaatacatcTTGTCTTCTGCCAGGCAAACACTGGATGGCAGCATTGACTCCAGCAAGGAAACCGTGCCACACTGCCTCTGGTAAAGCACACCAACTCTGATACCGGTCAGATGCAAACAGGCGCACCTTgatttgaggcctagtcctcgctacaactgaggccacacagctcccccacgTAAACTCATAAAACAGTGAATCAGACTCACAGTACCAACGTTCAATAGTAACTAAGGTAATCACTCGCAGTCAGACTGCACACTGCCTTCACGCACCAGCAGCTCTCTGACAAAGGCAGAAGCATGATCCACATCATGTCCAGCTCCTTTAGTTTCTCCACCAACAAGCAACTcaatggggtagacctgcagtacattaagttcttaatgtccagcagggtcttgcaatcgcaacaaatacacttaaaaagaCAATGACACCTTTGATTGGCCCAGTAGAGGCTGCTGCATCCAGCACATCTCTAACGTACCAGGACTTGAAATCAGAGCAGTACCTCTGACAAATGAAGCAATTTGTCTTGAATCCAGTGGTCATTAAATCACAATGCAGTACGTACCCCATACGTCTGATTTTATTGAGAACGTGTTGTAGGCAAGGCTTTCTGGTGCAGTCCATTTAATTGGGAATTTTGCTCCAGCATGAGCAGTGTATGTATCACCAGTCATTAATCTACTCAGGCCAAAGTCTGCAACTTTCACCACATGATTTTCACCAACAAGGCAGTTGCGAGCAGCGAGGTCCCTGAAGAGATAAATCAATTAAACAGATTAAATCAACAATAAGGCAAATGACATGCAAATTTCATAATAATAAGCTTTTTTTACTGAATTTGTGGAAATTTCAAACACCATGCAATTTTCAAGAGTTGCTCAACATGCTAACATAAAAGAGAGAGACTCCAACCAATTATTGAACCATAATTCTGGAAGGAATTAAACCATACAACTTAAGagtagaattatgccattcagcccatcgattctgcttcgccattccatcatggctgatttatgatccctctcagccccattctcctgctttctccatgTAGTctttaatcaagaacatatcaacctccaccttaaatacatccaatgacttggcctccccgacaatgaattccactgataaATAATACAAGAGTACTTTGTATTATTTAGTGTGCCTGACCTAtgaatgaagttctttttctccAGATACTCCATGGCAGAAGAGATCTGTGTAGCCATGTACAAGAGCACCACAGCGTTCACCTCCTCCCGATTGCATTCACGTAGATAGTCCAGTAAATTCCCATGCGGCATGTACTCAGTAACGATGTAAAATGGGGGTTCCAAAGTACAAACACCTAACAACACAAAATCACACATTATTTTCAATGATAATCCATGTGTTTATACAACCTCATGGGAAGCTGcacaaaaaaaaagtcattatttttatttggaaTTTTATAAACACTTAATTGCCTAAACTTAGGATAATGTTTTAAAAATGTTTATTTATATAATGCTAGGTTGTCCTCAAGTATTTAAGAAGAACAATTTATCACTATTTATCACTATTGCTGTAGAAAGCCCTACAACCTATTAAGTTACGAAAAGCAATGAGATATTGACCACCTAATTTGCATTTGAAGATACAGGGGAAGTATGGATTGGCAACAAGATCTCCTCCACACTCACCACCACAGGGctatgtgcttagctccctgctctacttatTTTATACTTATCATTATATGGTAAGTATTGCAGCAATactgtatttaagtttgctgacaacaccactgtttattggctgaatcaaaggtggtgacaaataagCATATAGGAGGGATATTGAATGGTGAcaaaacaacctcttactcagcaTCAGCAAAAACCAAAGAAATGATTTATGATTACAGAATAAAGAAGCTGGAGGTTTATGAACCAGTCCTCAATCATTTAGGGCTTATCTAGGTAATTTTGAAACATTGTAAGAATTCTTGCCTCCACCACTCTCTTCAACTATGTATTCTAGATTACAAGCACCCTCCAGATGGAAAAAATTCTTCTACATATTTTATTTGTTATCCTTAAACTaggtcctctagttttagacacctCTACAATTTAGATCCATAACCTTCTAATTCAGAGGCGCCACTGAGTCAAAGCTAGCACTACATTCTTGTGGAGAAAAAAATGCAGCATTCATATTCTGCACTTTACGAGCAGGTCCATTAACATTCATATTGCTAATTGATGAAATCAAGATATTGCCTGAAATGTTTGCAAGATTTAAGTATGAACAAAATATGTGGGTTACAAAACTTGAGTATAATCACTGGAACAGTTCACAATTTGCCAATTAACCTTTTTATCCACACATCCATGCCACAGCCATTCAATTTAAAAACTGTTACTACCCTGTcagccacctccaccaccaccaccaccactacatACACTTCACCTAGCATCACTTGATGTACGTACAACCAGTCTGTGTGTATAGGTTATTTGTACATTGTGTTGTagaggattgcttttatatttattgtgttctttttttgttttttaattaTGTTCTTTATGCTCCTTCTGTCTTTTTCTGCTGCATTAGATTCAGAGTAACAatgatttcattctcctttaatgaagaatgacaataaacaatcttgaatcttattcCTTAGGCAAAGGATTGGCATGGATGAACTTAAAGTGTTCAAAAATAAGCCAAATAGTGAAATGCACTTTTATTAATGCAGGGATCAGAAGAGGTTTCAAAAAATACCTACCCAGAAGTTGGACTAAGTTTGGatgttttatttctttcattaCAGCAGCTTCTTTCAGAAATTCCTCCACCTCCATTGTGtcctcctttaaaaaaagtatttaACATAAGACACCAAACATAATTGAAaatacacagacactcacattaAAAGGCCTTTCCAAATGATAGGATCATATTCTGATGCAGATTTCTTTTGTTACATCAATTTACATTCTTTTTCTGTTCCTTTGGTCTACTTAACTTCCTCATTGGCAGATGTCAACCAGTGAGCATTGGTAACAATTTCCCTCTTTGATGATCATCAACACAGGTGTGCCTCAAGGCTACGTGCTTAggctcctgctctac
The nucleotide sequence above comes from Hypanus sabinus isolate sHypSab1 chromosome 11, sHypSab1.hap1, whole genome shotgun sequence. Encoded proteins:
- the abl2 gene encoding tyrosine-protein kinase ABL2 isoform X3 is translated as MGQQQGRVGGTALAGASGETAQPGRGRVGTARPGHGGRRREAIARGSEAACNIFTHHEALHRPFGSDIDSQTLNEAVRWSSKENLLGAAESDPNLFVALYDFVASGDNTLSITKGEKLRVLCYNQNGEWCEVRSKNGQGWVPSNYITPVNSLEKHSWYHGPVSRSAAEYLLSSLINGSFLVRESESSPGQLSISLRYEGRVYHYRINTTHDAKVYVTAESRFNTLAELVHHHSTVADGLVTTLHYPAPKCNKPTVYGVSPIHDKWEMERTDITMKHKLGGGQYGEVYVGVWKKYSLTVAVKTLKEDTMEVEEFLKEAAVMKEIKHPNLVQLLGVCTLEPPFYIVTEYMPHGNLLDYLRECNREEVNAVVLLYMATQISSAMEYLEKKNFIHRDLAARNCLVGENHVVKVADFGLSRLMTGDTYTAHAGAKFPIKWTAPESLAYNTFSIKSDVWAFGVLLWEIATYGMSPYPGIDLSQVYDLLEKGYRMEQPEGCPPKVYELMRSCWQWNPMERPLFAEIHQAFETMFHDSSISEEVAEELGKTASSTVIAQHFQLPLLPTKTRTLKKSAENKENMDMDHPAVAHTAVAGTSTAPCSISPALPRKQRDKSPSGLLDDSKETLFTRDRKAGFFSSFMKKKTVPMPPKRSSSFREMENHPHKKYEITGLQELDRLALTLPRNCHRNRIQLEHPMPYTSKEEGPGRLTDPLHRKAEDGIASMRDKSKAKLLARCAVAPSLKQHHTGNGDADLSQNINIVPVGHGETNSNHSGQLAMKEDMEKTSWSSPVKVSTIPAAHNHKVPVLISPTLKHAPAEVQLIGTDSLGNKFKLLSEHQVASERERPRLVKPKCAPPPPPPSLKLLQPPPSTNFNSTETVEDLESVSAAQQESEVNGEGSKRPTIAVFGKIPRPSVPPPQVPPGSSIPTATSSKLANGSSVSTGARVSLRKTKLPPEKMPTEKISKEALLECAELLSNVIDSDSESTSNSQLVEAGHRLLDHCSGYVDCITQMRNKFAFREAVSKLEHNLHELQVSSTASTGPPTNPVLNNLLTCVRELSDIVQR
- the abl2 gene encoding tyrosine-protein kinase ABL2 isoform X1 codes for the protein MGQQQGRVGGTALAGASGETAQPGRGRVGTARPGHGGRRREAIARGSEAACNIFTHHEALHRPFGSDIDSQTLNEAVRWSSKENLLGAAESDPNLFVALYDFVASGDNTLSITKGEKLRVLCYNQNGEWCEVRSKNGQGWVPSNYITPVNSLEKHSWYHGPVSRSAAEYLLSSLINGSFLVRESESSPGQLSISLRYEGRVYHYRINTTHDAKVYVTAESRFNTLAELVHHHSTVADGLVTTLHYPAPKCNKPTVYGVSPIHDKWEMERTDITMKHKLGGGQYGEVYVGVWKKYSLTVAVKTLKEDTMEVEEFLKEAAVMKEIKHPNLVQLLGVCTLEPPFYIVTEYMPHGNLLDYLRECNREEVNAVVLLYMATQISSAMEYLEKKNFIHRDLAARNCLVGENHVVKVADFGLSRLMTGDTYTAHAGAKFPIKWTAPESLAYNTFSIKSDVWAFGVLLWEIATYGMSPYPGIDLSQVYDLLEKGYRMEQPEGCPPKVYELMRSCWQWNPMERPLFAEIHQAFETMFHDSSISEEVAEELGKTASSTVIAQHFQLPLLPTKTRTLKKSAENKENMDMDHPAVAHTAVAGTSTAPCSISPALPRKQRDKSPSGLLDDSKETLFTRDRKAGFFSSFMKKKTVPMPPKRSSSFREMENHPHKKYEITGNFASFSSFQHSDGLTFVHSHAEGNFTQSRCCGRGSVQRNGGVTSGGWAGFAGFFTPRLIKRTLGLKPGKSSSNDDSSLEATKPFPRSNSTSSMSSGLQELDRLALTLPRNCHRNRIQLEHPMPYTSKEEGPGRLTDPLHRKAEDGIASMRDKSKAKLLARCAVAPSLKQHHTGNGDADLSQNINIVPVGHGETNSNHSGQLAMKEDMEKTSWSSPVKVSTIPAAHNHKVPVLISPTLKHAPAEVQLIGTDSLGNKFKLLSEHQVASERERPRLVKPKCAPPPPPPSLKLLQPPPSTNFNSTETVEDLESVSAAQQESEVNGEGSKRPTIAVFGKIPRPSVPPPQVPPGSSIPTATSSKLANGSSVSTGARVSLRKTKLPPEKMPTEKISKEALLECAELLSNVIDSDSESTSNSQLVEAGHRLLDHCSGYVDCITQMRNKFAFREAVSKLEHNLHELQVSSTASTGPPTNPVLNNLLTCVRELSDIVQR
- the abl2 gene encoding tyrosine-protein kinase ABL2 isoform X2; translation: MRSWSRLLCGSSYEALHRPFGSDIDSQTLNEAVRWSSKENLLGAAESDPNLFVALYDFVASGDNTLSITKGEKLRVLCYNQNGEWCEVRSKNGQGWVPSNYITPVNSLEKHSWYHGPVSRSAAEYLLSSLINGSFLVRESESSPGQLSISLRYEGRVYHYRINTTHDAKVYVTAESRFNTLAELVHHHSTVADGLVTTLHYPAPKCNKPTVYGVSPIHDKWEMERTDITMKHKLGGGQYGEVYVGVWKKYSLTVAVKTLKEDTMEVEEFLKEAAVMKEIKHPNLVQLLGVCTLEPPFYIVTEYMPHGNLLDYLRECNREEVNAVVLLYMATQISSAMEYLEKKNFIHRDLAARNCLVGENHVVKVADFGLSRLMTGDTYTAHAGAKFPIKWTAPESLAYNTFSIKSDVWAFGVLLWEIATYGMSPYPGIDLSQVYDLLEKGYRMEQPEGCPPKVYELMRSCWQWNPMERPLFAEIHQAFETMFHDSSISEEVAEELGKTASSTVIAQHFQLPLLPTKTRTLKKSAENKENMDMDHPAVAHTAVAGTSTAPCSISPALPRKQRDKSPSGLLDDSKETLFTRDRKAGFFSSFMKKKTVPMPPKRSSSFREMENHPHKKYEITGNFASFSSFQHSDGLTFVHSHAEGNFTQSRCCGRGSVQRNGGVTSGGWAGFAGFFTPRLIKRTLGLKPGKSSSNDDSSLEATKPFPRSNSTSSMSSGLQELDRLALTLPRNCHRNRIQLEHPMPYTSKEEGPGRLTDPLHRKAEDGIASMRDKSKAKLLARCAVAPSLKQHHTGNGDADLSQNINIVPVGHGETNSNHSGQLAMKEDMEKTSWSSPVKVSTIPAAHNHKVPVLISPTLKHAPAEVQLIGTDSLGNKFKLLSEHQVASERERPRLVKPKCAPPPPPPSLKLLQPPPSTNFNSTETVEDLESVSAAQQESEVNGEGSKRPTIAVFGKIPRPSVPPPQVPPGSSIPTATSSKLANGSSVSTGARVSLRKTKLPPEKMPTEKISKEALLECAELLSNVIDSDSESTSNSQLVEAGHRLLDHCSGYVDCITQMRNKFAFREAVSKLEHNLHELQVSSTASTGPPTNPVLNNLLTCVRELSDIVQR
- the abl2 gene encoding tyrosine-protein kinase ABL2 isoform X4; amino-acid sequence: MGQQQGRVGGTALAGASGETAQPGRGRVGTARPGHGGRRREAIARGSEAACNIFTHHEALHRPFGSDIDSQTLNEAVRWSSKENLLGAAESDPNLFVALYDFVASGDNTLSITKGEKLRVLCYNQNGEWCEVRSKNGQGWVPSNYITPVNSLEKHSWYHGPVSRSAAEYLLSSLINGSFLVRESESSPGQLSISLRYEGRVYHYRINTTHDAKVYVTAESRFNTLAELVHHHSTVADGLVTTLHYPAPKCNKPTVYGVSPIHDKWEMERTDITMKHKLGGGQYGEVYVGVWKKYSLTVAVKTLKEDTMEVEEFLKEAAVMKEIKHPNLVQLLGVCTLEPPFYIVTEYMPHGNLLDYLRECNREEVNAVVLLYMATQISSAMEYLEKKNFIHRDLAARNCLVGENHVVKVADFGLSRLMTGDTYTAHAGAKFPIKWTAPESLAYNTFSIKSDVWAFGVLLWEIATYGMSPYPGIDLSQVYDLLEKGYRMEQPEGCPPKVYELMRSCWQWNPMERPLFAEIHQAFETMFHDSSISEEVAEELGKTASSTVIAQHFQLPLLPTKTRTLKKSAENKENMDMDHPAVAHTAVAGTSTAPCSISPALPRKQRDKSPSGLLDDSKETLFTRDRKAGFFSSFMKKKTVPMPPKRSSSFREMENHPHKKYEITAEQKCELPGQPSLKCYWKSIYLLIHIYKLSYQ